A genomic segment from Mesorhizobium sp. AR02 encodes:
- a CDS encoding DUF1236 domain-containing protein, whose translation MKAYLTGAAAAFLLLAGIGAAAAEDVIIQPEQDTVIREYVKKQPLASVKVPGVELNIGTALPDTVELREVPNVKYRYVVIDNRTVLVDPSTHKIVKVYD comes from the coding sequence ATGAAAGCGTATCTTACCGGCGCCGCTGCGGCGTTTCTGCTGCTCGCAGGTATTGGCGCAGCTGCTGCCGAAGACGTCATCATCCAGCCGGAGCAGGACACGGTCATCCGCGAATATGTGAAGAAGCAGCCCCTGGCTTCGGTCAAGGTGCCGGGCGTGGAACTCAACATCGGGACTGCACTGCCTGACACGGTCGAGCTTCGCGAAGTTCCCAACGTCAAGTACCGCTACGTCGTGATCGACAACCGCACGGTCCTGGTGGATCCGAGCACCCACAAGATCGTGAAGGTCTACGACTGA
- a CDS encoding DUF982 domain-containing protein — protein sequence MLHQPPVLIPEELNRRALLSKPLEISRSLPQIFSVPQTKPGYRPRAKEVNMLAKPFEKPVRVWVGLGFPRQLNTVVDAYQFVCEWCGNSPEQRAAIKACRAALAGDVDAETARGILIAFARKKDLLVEDEPMPPSITTTHANHV from the coding sequence ATGCTCCATCAACCTCCTGTGCTTATCCCTGAAGAACTGAACAGGCGCGCTTTGCTGTCCAAGCCTCTTGAAATCTCTCGATCTCTGCCACAGATTTTCTCGGTTCCACAAACCAAGCCGGGGTACCGGCCAAGAGCCAAGGAGGTCAATATGCTTGCAAAGCCTTTTGAAAAGCCAGTCCGTGTATGGGTGGGTCTTGGCTTTCCAAGACAGCTCAACACGGTCGTCGATGCTTACCAGTTTGTCTGCGAATGGTGTGGCAACAGCCCAGAACAGAGAGCGGCAATAAAGGCCTGCAGGGCAGCGCTCGCTGGCGACGTTGATGCGGAAACCGCCCGCGGCATCCTGATTGCTTTCGCGCGTAAGAAAGACCTTCTTGTCGAGGACGAGCCAATGCCGCCTTCGATCACGACGACACACGCCAACCACGTTTGA
- a CDS encoding divalent metal cation transporter has translation MLRGGQLRPHYFGTVMFVHVPWTEVANGLFIPRFTLDAPFWTAVVAIFGTTISPYLFFWQASQEVEDQKAKPLREPLKEAPQQAENAINVSVWIPILAWRFPTLSRSR, from the coding sequence ATGCTGCGTGGCGGTCAACTTCGGCCTCACTATTTCGGCACGGTGATGTTTGTTCACGTGCCGTGGACCGAGGTCGCGAACGGCCTGTTCATCCCGAGATTCACGCTCGATGCACCGTTCTGGACGGCTGTGGTCGCGATTTTCGGCACAACGATCAGCCCGTATCTGTTTTTCTGGCAGGCTTCACAGGAGGTTGAGGACCAGAAGGCAAAACCTCTGCGAGAGCCGCTGAAAGAGGCGCCGCAACAAGCCGAGAATGCGATTAACGTATCCGTCTGGATACCTATATTGGCATGGCGTTTTCCAACATTGTCGCGCTCGCGATGA
- a CDS encoding divalent metal cation transporter → MAFSNIVALAMITAGATLHAKGITDIESTSQAAEALRPVAGVLAFAIFALGVIGTGLLAIPVLAGSAGYALGEARKWPVGLEREPLQAKAFYATIAIATLIGACLNFTPINPIKALYWSAVVHGVVAVPVMAVMMLMTARRDVMGQATVPLVMRWVGWLATAVMAAAATVLIVQLFV, encoded by the coding sequence ATGGCGTTTTCCAACATTGTCGCGCTCGCGATGATCACGGCTGGTGCTACCCTTCACGCCAAGGGTATTACTGATATCGAGTCCACCAGCCAGGCGGCCGAAGCGCTTCGTCCGGTCGCCGGCGTGCTCGCGTTTGCCATTTTCGCACTTGGAGTCATTGGCACAGGGCTGCTGGCAATCCCGGTCCTCGCCGGTTCGGCCGGGTACGCGTTGGGTGAAGCTCGTAAGTGGCCGGTTGGGCTCGAGCGCGAGCCGTTGCAGGCCAAGGCATTCTACGCCACGATCGCGATCGCTACGCTTATCGGCGCGTGCCTCAATTTCACGCCCATTAACCCCATCAAGGCGCTTTACTGGAGCGCCGTAGTCCACGGGGTCGTCGCGGTGCCTGTCATGGCGGTGATGATGCTGATGACCGCGCGGAGAGACGTTATGGGTCAGGCGACTGTACCGCTGGTCATGCGCTGGGTCGGCTGGCTCGCAACCGCCGTGATGGCGGCGGCGGCGACGGTGTTGATCGTCCAGCTCTTCGTGTAA
- a CDS encoding HAMP domain-containing protein, producing the protein MQASKKQLDRRSILNSLKAFRRGDFSVRIDNVYEGLDSEIAETFNEIVDLNDQVTHEFERLSRVVGKDGRIGERGRVRNATGSWESSVRSVNDLIEDMVQPTAEVARVIGAVAKGDLSQTMMVEIDGRPLRGEFLRIGKIVNTMVGQLASFASEVTRVAREVGTEGKLGGQARVKGVAGTWKDLTDNVNAMATNLTGQVRNIAEVTTAVASGDLSKKITVDVKGEILELKNTINTMVDQLNSFASEVTRVAREVGTEGKLGGQARVEGVGGTWKDLTDNVNSMAENLTGQVRNIAEVTTAVALGDLSKKITVDVKGEILELKSTINTMVDQLNSFAGEVTRVAREVGTEGKLGGQAQVRGVAGTWKDLTDNVNSMAENLTGQVRNIAEVTTAVASGDLSKKITVAVQGEILELKDTINTMVDQLNSFASEVTRVAREVGTEGKLGGQAEVKGVGGTWKDLTDNVNLMAANLTGQVRNIAEVTTAVARGDLSKKITVDVKGEILELKDTVNTMVDQLNSFASEVTRVAREVGSEGKLGGQAHVEGVGGTWKDLTDNVNAMAGNLTVQLRDVSKVATAIATGDLTQKITVDAQGEILQIKDVINTMVDQLNSFASEVTRVAREVGSDGKLGGQAQVRGVAGTWKDLTDNVNAMAANLTGQVRNIAEVTTAVALGDLSKKITVDVKGEILELKSTINTMVDQLNSFAGEVTRVAREVGTEGKLGGQAQVRGVAGTWKDLTDNVNSMAENLTGQVRNIAEVTTAVARGDLSKKITVDVKGEILELKSTINTMVDQLNSFAGEVTRVAREVGTEGKLGGQARVEGVAGTWKDLTDNVNLMATNLTNQVRGIADVVTAVAQGNLKRKLTVDAKGEIASLADTINGMIETLATFADQVTNVAREVGIEGKLGGQARVPGAAGLWRDLTDNVNQLAANLTTQVRAIAEVSTAVTKGDLTRSISVEASGEVAALKDNINEMIRNLKDQTLKNAEQDWLKTNLARFSRMLQGERDLATVSRLIMSELAPLVNAQYGVFYVTNRDEEESYLELAASYGAESKAAIKQRLDLREGLVGQSAADKRAIMLDNVPPEFLRVTSGLGSASPANVIILPALFEDEVKAVIELASFGEFRDTHQSFLNQLMESVGIVLNTIAATMRTEGLLKQSQLLTSELQARQTELTKKQEELHATNEELQEKAQLLENEKKQVENKNLEIEMARRALEEKAEQLALTSKYKSEFLANMSHELRTPLNSLLILSNLLATNQQGNLNERQVEFARTINSAGTDLLSLINDILDLSKIESGTVSIDINDMPVTHLRQHMERTFRQLAADKGLGFTIKVDPALPETVRTDEKRLQQIVLNLLSNAFKFTSQGEVSLNFRVEKASRRNGSGQAVKALAIAVTDTGIGIPEDKQKLIFEAFQQADGTTSRKYGGTGLGLSISREIARLLGGELRVESTPGKGSTFTLVIPFAGPRVAAAQSALPAPTEVVAAPASLGSPPSAELIDDRDTIAPTDRVVLIVEDDPTFGGLLLGLARSAGLKGVLSNAGSGTLALARKLVPDAITLDLGLSDIDGWVLFDLLRHDQKTRGIPVHVISGAEDIDSLAHKGASSISTKPVSSDELMKVFQDIHSRKLRIQRRVLVADPDPERRLSLVEAIRDGVTSVTAVGRFAANADDIGMASYDAVVLGFGRSAKENAQALDELTGQFGEALPQLLFFAPHPDALEQVLALNPSLANAPRAENFAQLALHISATLPGEGREDDGPETEQTGKSDLAGAKVLIVDDDIRNIYSLTSVLETYDIQVLHAERGRDGVALLEQTPDVDAALIDIMMPEMDGYETMRRIRGTQAIAHIPLISVTAKAMKGDRQKCLDAGASDYIAKPVDLDLLMALLRVWIGRSRSRVETPEKILVAVN; encoded by the coding sequence GTGCAGGCATCCAAAAAGCAGTTGGACCGTCGAAGCATTCTGAATTCTCTAAAAGCCTTTCGGCGCGGTGATTTTTCCGTGCGCATCGACAACGTTTACGAAGGTCTCGATTCCGAGATCGCAGAAACCTTCAATGAGATCGTCGATCTGAACGATCAGGTGACGCATGAATTCGAGCGGCTCAGCAGGGTCGTCGGCAAGGATGGGCGGATAGGCGAACGTGGCCGCGTTCGAAATGCCACCGGCAGCTGGGAATCCAGCGTCCGATCCGTCAACGACTTGATCGAAGACATGGTTCAGCCGACAGCTGAGGTTGCCCGCGTCATCGGCGCCGTCGCCAAGGGCGACTTGTCTCAAACAATGATGGTCGAAATCGACGGCCGACCGCTGCGCGGCGAGTTCCTGCGCATCGGCAAGATCGTCAACACCATGGTCGGCCAGTTGGCCTCCTTCGCCTCTGAAGTCACGCGCGTGGCGCGCGAAGTCGGCACCGAAGGCAAGCTCGGCGGCCAGGCGCGCGTGAAAGGCGTGGCCGGCACGTGGAAAGATCTGACCGACAACGTCAACGCCATGGCGACGAACCTGACCGGGCAGGTGCGCAACATCGCAGAAGTAACGACGGCCGTCGCCTCGGGCGATCTGTCGAAGAAGATTACGGTCGATGTGAAGGGCGAAATTCTCGAACTGAAGAACACCATCAACACGATGGTCGACCAGCTCAACTCTTTCGCTTCGGAAGTGACGCGCGTCGCACGCGAAGTCGGCACCGAGGGCAAGCTCGGCGGCCAGGCGCGCGTCGAGGGTGTCGGTGGCACATGGAAGGATCTGACCGACAATGTGAATTCCATGGCCGAGAACTTGACCGGCCAGGTGCGCAACATCGCCGAGGTGACGACGGCCGTGGCACTGGGCGACCTGTCGAAGAAGATTACGGTCGATGTGAAGGGCGAAATCCTCGAGCTGAAATCGACAATCAACACGATGGTCGACCAGCTCAATTCATTCGCCGGCGAGGTGACGCGCGTGGCGCGCGAGGTTGGCACAGAAGGCAAGCTCGGCGGCCAGGCACAGGTGCGCGGCGTTGCCGGCACGTGGAAGGATCTCACCGACAATGTCAACTCGATGGCCGAGAATCTTACGGGCCAGGTGCGCAACATTGCCGAGGTGACGACGGCGGTCGCTTCGGGCGACCTGTCGAAGAAGATCACCGTCGCGGTGCAAGGTGAAATCCTGGAGCTGAAGGACACCATCAACACGATGGTCGATCAGTTGAACTCCTTTGCCTCGGAAGTGACGCGCGTGGCGCGTGAGGTCGGCACCGAAGGCAAGCTCGGCGGCCAAGCCGAGGTGAAGGGTGTCGGCGGCACTTGGAAGGATCTGACCGACAACGTCAATCTGATGGCCGCCAATCTGACCGGGCAGGTGCGCAACATCGCCGAGGTGACGACGGCCGTGGCACGCGGTGATTTGTCGAAGAAAATCACCGTCGATGTTAAAGGCGAAATCCTGGAGCTCAAGGATACCGTCAACACGATGGTCGATCAGTTGAATTCCTTCGCTTCGGAAGTCACGCGCGTCGCGCGCGAAGTCGGTTCGGAAGGCAAGCTCGGCGGACAGGCTCATGTCGAAGGCGTTGGCGGCACCTGGAAGGACCTGACCGACAACGTCAACGCCATGGCCGGCAATCTGACCGTGCAGTTGCGCGACGTGTCCAAGGTGGCGACCGCAATCGCCACCGGCGACCTGACGCAGAAGATCACGGTCGATGCGCAGGGCGAGATCTTGCAGATCAAGGACGTCATCAACACAATGGTGGATCAGCTCAATTCCTTCGCGTCGGAGGTGACGCGCGTCGCGCGAGAGGTCGGTTCCGACGGCAAGCTGGGCGGCCAGGCACAGGTGCGTGGCGTCGCCGGCACGTGGAAGGATTTGACAGATAACGTGAATGCTATGGCCGCCAATCTGACCGGTCAGGTGCGCAACATCGCGGAGGTGACCACTGCGGTGGCGCTTGGCGATCTTTCGAAGAAAATCACCGTCGATGTGAAGGGTGAAATTCTTGAGCTCAAATCCACCATCAACACGATGGTCGACCAGCTGAATTCATTCGCGGGCGAGGTGACGCGTGTCGCGCGCGAAGTCGGCACGGAGGGGAAGCTCGGGGGTCAGGCGCAGGTGCGCGGCGTTGCCGGCACGTGGAAGGACCTGACCGACAATGTGAACTCGATGGCCGAGAACCTGACCGGCCAGGTGCGCAACATTGCCGAAGTCACAACCGCCGTGGCGCGCGGCGACCTCTCAAAGAAGATCACGGTCGATGTAAAGGGTGAAATCCTCGAGCTTAAGTCGACCATCAACACCATGGTGGACCAGCTCAACTCCTTTGCCGGCGAAGTGACACGTGTGGCGCGCGAGGTCGGCACCGAGGGCAAGCTTGGCGGCCAGGCGCGTGTCGAAGGCGTCGCCGGGACCTGGAAAGACCTGACCGACAACGTCAACCTGATGGCGACGAACCTGACCAATCAGGTGCGTGGCATTGCCGACGTTGTGACGGCGGTCGCGCAAGGCAATCTCAAGCGCAAACTGACGGTCGATGCGAAGGGCGAGATCGCTTCGCTGGCCGATACCATCAACGGTATGATCGAGACGCTGGCCACCTTTGCCGACCAGGTGACCAACGTCGCGCGTGAAGTGGGCATCGAGGGCAAGCTTGGCGGTCAGGCGCGTGTGCCGGGTGCAGCCGGCCTCTGGCGCGACCTCACCGACAATGTTAATCAGCTCGCCGCCAACCTGACCACTCAGGTGCGCGCCATTGCCGAGGTTTCGACTGCGGTGACCAAGGGCGATCTGACCCGCTCGATCAGCGTCGAGGCCTCCGGAGAAGTCGCCGCGCTAAAAGACAACATCAACGAAATGATCCGCAATCTGAAGGATCAGACGCTGAAGAATGCCGAGCAGGATTGGTTGAAGACCAATCTCGCGCGATTTTCGCGGATGCTGCAGGGCGAACGCGACCTTGCCACCGTCTCGCGGCTGATTATGTCCGAACTCGCCCCGCTGGTGAACGCCCAATATGGCGTCTTCTACGTCACCAATCGCGACGAGGAGGAATCCTATCTTGAGCTGGCGGCGTCCTATGGCGCCGAAAGCAAGGCCGCCATCAAACAGCGTCTCGATCTGCGCGAAGGACTCGTCGGGCAAAGCGCTGCCGACAAGCGTGCCATTATGCTGGACAATGTGCCGCCGGAATTCCTGCGCGTCACGTCAGGTCTCGGCAGCGCCTCGCCGGCCAACGTCATCATCCTTCCCGCCTTGTTCGAGGATGAGGTCAAAGCCGTCATCGAACTTGCCTCGTTCGGCGAATTCCGTGACACGCACCAGTCGTTTCTCAATCAGCTGATGGAGTCCGTCGGCATCGTTCTCAACACCATTGCCGCAACGATGCGCACCGAGGGCCTGCTCAAGCAGTCACAGTTGCTGACCTCGGAATTGCAGGCGCGTCAGACCGAGCTGACCAAGAAGCAGGAAGAGTTGCATGCGACGAACGAGGAGTTGCAGGAAAAGGCGCAGCTGCTCGAAAACGAAAAGAAGCAGGTGGAAAACAAGAATCTAGAAATCGAGATGGCACGGCGTGCTCTGGAGGAGAAAGCCGAGCAGCTGGCGCTTACCTCGAAGTACAAGTCCGAATTCCTGGCCAATATGAGCCACGAACTACGCACACCGCTCAACTCGCTGCTCATTCTCTCAAACCTGCTTGCGACCAACCAGCAGGGCAATCTCAATGAAAGGCAGGTCGAGTTCGCGCGTACCATCAACTCTGCCGGAACCGACCTTCTCAGTCTCATCAACGATATCCTCGACCTGTCGAAGATCGAGTCCGGTACCGTCTCCATCGATATTAACGATATGCCGGTGACCCATCTGCGTCAGCATATGGAACGCACGTTCCGCCAGTTGGCGGCCGACAAGGGCCTGGGCTTTACCATCAAGGTCGACCCAGCCCTTCCCGAAACGGTCCGCACCGACGAGAAGAGACTGCAGCAAATTGTCCTTAACCTGCTTTCGAACGCATTTAAGTTTACTTCACAGGGCGAGGTCAGTTTGAATTTCCGGGTCGAGAAGGCCAGCCGCCGCAACGGCTCGGGGCAAGCGGTGAAGGCCTTGGCAATCGCTGTGACCGACACGGGCATCGGCATTCCAGAGGACAAGCAGAAACTGATCTTCGAGGCCTTCCAACAGGCCGATGGCACCACTAGCCGCAAATATGGCGGCACCGGGCTTGGGCTCTCGATCAGCCGGGAGATTGCGCGCTTGCTTGGCGGCGAGTTGCGGGTCGAAAGCACACCGGGCAAGGGCTCGACATTTACGCTGGTCATCCCGTTCGCTGGTCCCCGTGTGGCGGCCGCGCAGTCGGCCTTGCCTGCGCCGACTGAGGTTGTCGCTGCGCCAGCATCGCTCGGCAGTCCGCCCTCGGCGGAGCTGATCGATGATCGCGATACCATCGCCCCGACCGATCGGGTCGTGCTGATCGTCGAGGACGACCCGACCTTTGGCGGGTTGCTGCTTGGTCTCGCACGCTCGGCGGGCCTGAAAGGCGTCCTGTCTAATGCAGGGTCCGGCACCCTGGCCCTTGCACGCAAACTGGTTCCCGACGCCATTACGCTTGATCTCGGTCTTTCGGATATCGACGGCTGGGTGCTTTTCGATCTCCTGCGCCATGATCAGAAGACGAGGGGAATTCCTGTGCACGTTATCTCGGGTGCCGAAGACATCGACAGTCTCGCCCACAAGGGGGCGTCCAGCATTTCCACTAAGCCTGTTTCCTCTGACGAACTGATGAAGGTGTTTCAAGATATCCATTCCAGGAAGCTGCGCATCCAGCGCCGCGTTCTGGTCGCCGACCCCGATCCGGAGCGCCGGCTATCGCTCGTCGAAGCGATCCGCGACGGCGTGACTTCGGTTACTGCGGTCGGTCGTTTCGCGGCAAATGCGGACGATATCGGCATGGCTTCATATGATGCCGTGGTGCTCGGCTTCGGACGGTCCGCCAAGGAGAACGCACAAGCGCTGGACGAGCTGACTGGCCAGTTCGGTGAAGCCTTGCCGCAGCTGTTGTTCTTTGCCCCACATCCGGATGCACTTGAACAGGTGCTGGCCTTGAACCCGTCGCTTGCTAATGCGCCGCGGGCGGAGAATTTTGCTCAGTTGGCTCTTCATATCTCGGCGACACTACCGGGAGAAGGGCGCGAAGACGACGGACCGGAGACCGAACAGACCGGCAAGTCGGATCTGGCGGGTGCAAAGGTTCTCATCGTCGACGACGATATCCGCAACATCTATTCGCTCACCAGTGTCCTTGAGACCTACGATATACAAGTTCTGCATGCTGAACGCGGCCGCGACGGCGTCGCGCTGCTGGAACAGACCCCGGACGTCGATGCAGCTTTGATCGATATCATGATGCCGGAGATGGACGGCTACGAGACGATGCGGCGCATTCGCGGCACGCAAGCGATTGCCCACATCCCGCTGATTTCGGTGACTGCCAAAGCGATGAAGGGCGATCGACAGAAATGTCTGGACGCCGGCGCTTCCGATTACATCGCCAAGCCGGTCGATCTTGATCTGCTGATGGCATTGCTTCGTGTCTGGATAGGTCGTTCCCGGTCGCGCGTGGAGACCCCGGAAAAAATTCTCGTGGCAGTGAACTGA
- a CDS encoding DUF2188 domain-containing protein — translation MASAKYYVSKETDRWNVRYDGKDYSYDTSTSALMAAIKAANTAVSQGYAAEVMVQGVDGKWRTEWAEG, via the coding sequence ATGGCGAGCGCGAAATATTATGTCTCGAAAGAGACGGATCGGTGGAACGTCAGATACGATGGGAAAGACTATTCCTACGACACAAGCACAAGCGCTTTGATGGCCGCGATCAAGGCCGCCAACACCGCCGTGTCGCAAGGGTATGCGGCCGAGGTGATGGTCCAAGGCGTTGATGGCAAGTGGCGGACGGAATGGGCGGAGGGCTAA
- a CDS encoding YMGG-like glycine zipper-containing protein, producing the protein MKKTLLVLCLLLPLGACSRTEQGAAVGGLGGAAVGAAVAGDPVQGAVVGGAVGALAGAVIGHASEAGQCRYRDRHGRVYVARCPDGY; encoded by the coding sequence ATGAAAAAGACATTGCTTGTTTTGTGCCTGCTTCTTCCGCTAGGCGCTTGCTCGCGCACCGAACAAGGCGCTGCTGTCGGTGGCTTGGGTGGTGCGGCCGTTGGGGCTGCCGTCGCCGGCGACCCGGTCCAGGGGGCGGTGGTTGGCGGTGCTGTCGGAGCACTGGCCGGGGCGGTTATCGGACACGCCAGTGAGGCTGGTCAGTGTCGATACCGCGATCGGCATGGCCGCGTTTACGTTGCGCGATGCCCGGACGGCTACTGA